Within Micromonospora parathelypteridis, the genomic segment CGGGTGGTGGAGGAGTTGGGTATCCCAGGGCCGTTGAAGGCCGTCGCGCCACCGCCGATTTCCACCCCGGCCCCGAAGGCCACGAGCAACTCGGCGGCGGGCGCCGGGCGACGCCGCTACGCAGGAGCGCCACCCGGGAGTTGACCTCGTTCTCCATCTGACGCGAGCTGAGACGCTCAGGGCCTGGGCACCAGCCGGAGGACGCTTTCCCCATTGACCCTCGCGGCGTCGGCATGGAGGCGGCCAGGTTGTAGTAACCCGACACCGCATCCCCACCGATCACGATGGTGTCGACGGGTTGCTCCCGGGCGTGCCGGATGGTCGAACCCTTGCGGCCGTGAAGGTAGCCAACCCGGGAACGGCGGTTTCACGGTTCGTTGCCGTCCCGTCGGTGGTCAAGTCTGCGCTCAGGCATCCGTAAGAGCACGGCCAGCGGGCCCCACAGAGACGACGTTCTAATCCTGGCTTCAGGTTGATCGGGGAGGATGAGCGGCAAAGCATCGACTGGAAGGGGGCGGGCCGGCGTGCGGATCCTGATCGCGGATGATGACGGGGCTATCCGTGGGTCGCTGGAGCGGGTGCTCCAGGTCGAGGGTTACGACACCAGCACCGTCGCCAACGGTCTCGCCGTGCTCGACGGGGTTGGTGGGGCGGGCGGTGACGCGTTGGATCTGCTGATCCTCGACGTGATGATGCCTCGCCTTGGCGGGTTGGAGACCTGCCGGCGGTTGCGGGCCGCGGGTCGGGATCTGCCGGTGCTGATGCTGACCGCCCGTGACCAGGTCTCCGACCGGGTCGCAGGGCTCGACGCGGGCGCTGACGACTACCTGCCCAAGCCGTTCGCCACCGAGGAATTGCTGGCCCGGGTGCGGGCCCTGCTGCGCCGGCGCACGCCGGCCGACGGGGAGTCGCAGATCCTGTCGTTCGCCGACGTCCGGGTCGATCCCGACAGGTTCGAGGCGTGGCGTGGCGGGCGGCCGCTGCGCTTGACCCGGACCGAGTTCTCCCTGCTGGAGGTTCTCGTGCGCAACGCGACCCGGGTCTTGACCCGCGACGCGCTGTTCGAGGCGATCTGGGGCTTCGACATGAGCGCCACCGCCAACAACCTCCAGGTATACGTGAGCTACCTGCGCCGCAAGATGGAGGCCGAGG encodes:
- a CDS encoding response regulator transcription factor, whose amino-acid sequence is MSGKASTGRGRAGVRILIADDDGAIRGSLERVLQVEGYDTSTVANGLAVLDGVGGAGGDALDLLILDVMMPRLGGLETCRRLRAAGRDLPVLMLTARDQVSDRVAGLDAGADDYLPKPFATEELLARVRALLRRRTPADGESQILSFADVRVDPDRFEAWRGGRPLRLTRTEFSLLEVLVRNATRVLTRDALFEAIWGFDMSATANNLQVYVSYLRRKMEAEGEPRLIYTLRGLGYTLRETPP